TAAGGACCTTCAGAAATGTATTTTTATCAAATATTTCATATGCGTGGTCTGTTCCGTATTCCTTTGCAAGTTTCAGAGTATCGATCAATAATGAATCGTCATATTCTCCGAAAGGCCCCCTGAACGAATAGTCTCCGTCGATCTCGGATGAAATAATGACCGCACCTCCGACGTTCACAAACCTGTAGTGCGCATATTCAGACCAGCATACCATTGTCGGAAATGTGTTGTCACTGTGTTCGGATGGGTACTTTGAAAAAAATTCTTTGAAAAAAGCTTTATCTTTGAGGGTTACGTCCCTGAAATCGTTAATATCAATCATCATAGAACCTTAGAACCATTGGAATATGATCGTCCATTATTGAAAATCCTTCCTTTTCATAAAATTTTGAGGTTCCGGGTTCAGCAATAAGGCCTATCCAGCTTAGGCCGCGTTTTCTGGATTCAGCGACCAGGGTCTTTAAAATGCGACTGCCGACACCAGTACCCCTGTAATCCGAATGGACCACAAGATCCTGAACATATCCGTCCGATGAACCGTCCGAGATCACTCTCCCCATACCTACTGCCCTGTTCTTTTCGTTGACGGCTACTGCAAACAGGAAGCTTCCGCCTATCAGCGGTTTGATCTCATCGGGATTCCATTCTTCCTTCCACCATCCCCCCTCTCTGTAGAGATCAACGATCTCACTGATATCCCAGTCCTTTATAATTGAGATCTCAATATTCGTATCTTTCATTTTACTCATCCGGCTCGGTTCTCTGGGTATTATAATATTTAATATTTATATGTATAAATAAGAGTGAAGCCGAATAGAACAGGTCCGTGTGATTGATGATGAGTAGTGAAGATGGAAAAAAAGCTCTTCTTGTTATGGGATGTCCGCAGGTCCCCGTTCAGACTCCTGCTGTACTATATATTGCATATCAGCTGAAAGAGGAGGGCTATGAACCTGTTGTCGCAGGAACGCCGGCAGCAGATATGATCATAAAATATTCAGATCCCGGCCGTTATTATATCGAACAGGTGAAGAATATCGATTCCGAGGTCGCCAAAATTGCCGATGAAGGAGAGAATTACGATCTCTGTTTTGTGTTCATCCACAACGATTCGGGAGTTGCATATGCAGCGACGATGAACGAAATTCTTGAATGCGAAGTTATTCCTGTAGTATTTGGAAAAGAATTCGATAATCTGGCGAACTTGATAGACTTTTCTTCAAGAATCATCTCGGCCGAGGCCGTTCATAATCCAAAACCGCTTATTAACGAGATAGACAGGGTGATGAAATGGGCTGTATAGAAAAGATGCCATATGAGGTCCTGCTCAGGAATGCAAGTTTTGCCGAGTGCCGCGAGTACCAGAAGAAGCATTATTCCGAGCTTCATGAGGTAAAGCCGGGCCACAAGATATTTGATGTCCATATAATCGGAATCCCTCCCGTATATATTGCCATTGACGGAGAGGATCTTATATTCCCGTTTACAAAACCGTGCCACGGGACATTCCTCCTTAAGGTGAAAAGTCCCGAAGAAGCTGCAAAGTTTAGAAAGAATTAGGCCCGGA
Above is a window of Methanolacinia paynteri DNA encoding:
- a CDS encoding GNAT family N-acetyltransferase, yielding MSKMKDTNIEISIIKDWDISEIVDLYREGGWWKEEWNPDEIKPLIGGSFLFAVAVNEKNRAVGMGRVISDGSSDGYVQDLVVHSDYRGTGVGSRILKTLVAESRKRGLSWIGLIAEPGTSKFYEKEGFSIMDDHIPMVLRFYDD
- a CDS encoding DUF1890 domain-containing protein; the encoded protein is MMSSEDGKKALLVMGCPQVPVQTPAVLYIAYQLKEEGYEPVVAGTPAADMIIKYSDPGRYYIEQVKNIDSEVAKIADEGENYDLCFVFIHNDSGVAYAATMNEILECEVIPVVFGKEFDNLANLIDFSSRIISAEAVHNPKPLINEIDRVMKWAV
- a CDS encoding DUF1894 domain-containing protein; protein product: MGCIEKMPYEVLLRNASFAECREYQKKHYSELHEVKPGHKIFDVHIIGIPPVYIAIDGEDLIFPFTKPCHGTFLLKVKSPEEAAKFRKN